The Myxococcota bacterium genome has a window encoding:
- a CDS encoding MAPEG family protein encodes MPVPLVMLLGFAAWTLVLLLATVGVYRWSRILSGRAPIGSFRADRIEGSEWYARAMRAHANCVENLPVFGAIVFGLYVTKTSGPLVDTLATCVLVARICQSLVHVAFAQTDTAVSVRFAFFFVQIASFLWLIGIIFASAGEPA; translated from the coding sequence TTGCCCGTGCCGCTGGTCATGTTGCTGGGCTTCGCCGCCTGGACGCTCGTGCTCTTGTTGGCGACCGTCGGCGTGTACCGCTGGAGCCGGATCCTCTCCGGCCGCGCGCCGATCGGCAGCTTCCGCGCCGACCGGATCGAAGGGTCCGAGTGGTACGCGCGCGCGATGCGGGCCCATGCGAACTGCGTCGAGAACCTGCCGGTGTTCGGGGCGATCGTGTTCGGGCTCTACGTCACCAAGACCAGCGGGCCGCTGGTCGACACACTGGCCACCTGCGTGCTCGTCGCCCGCATCTGCCAGTCACTCGTGCACGTGGCCTTCGCCCAGACCGACACGGCCGTGTCGGTGCGCTTCGCGTTCTTCTTCGTGCAGATCGCGAGCTTCCTGTGGCTGATCGGGATCATCTTCGCGAGCGCCGGCGAGCCGGCGTAG